One genomic region from Haloterrigena gelatinilytica encodes:
- a CDS encoding CDP-alcohol phosphatidyltransferase family protein: MTLDKLRPYVSRFLDPFVRGFDRVGLTPDGVSVLAFGMAVLAAAAFALGGRADPIWYVAAATLVFLNGWLDIIDGALAREQQVASAGGDLLDHVLDRYADIVVIAGLAAGIDDYLLGFLAVTGVVMTSYLGTQAQAVGLDRVYGGLVGRADRLAIIGIVGFVAYPLADLEPGGVTVIGWLLVFLAVVGHLTALQRFAYSWAALD; encoded by the coding sequence ATGACGCTGGACAAACTCAGACCGTACGTCTCCCGATTCTTGGATCCGTTCGTCAGAGGCTTCGACCGCGTCGGGTTGACCCCCGACGGCGTGAGCGTGCTGGCCTTCGGCATGGCCGTCCTCGCGGCGGCCGCGTTCGCGCTGGGCGGTCGCGCCGATCCGATCTGGTACGTCGCGGCCGCGACGCTGGTCTTCCTCAACGGCTGGCTGGACATCATCGACGGCGCGCTCGCCCGCGAACAACAGGTCGCCTCCGCGGGCGGCGACCTCCTCGATCACGTCCTCGACCGCTACGCCGACATCGTCGTCATCGCCGGCCTCGCTGCGGGCATCGACGACTATCTGCTGGGCTTCCTGGCCGTGACGGGCGTCGTGATGACCTCCTACCTCGGCACGCAGGCCCAGGCCGTCGGCCTCGACCGCGTCTACGGCGGCCTCGTCGGCCGCGCGGACCGACTGGCGATCATCGGGATCGTCGGCTTCGTCGCCTACCCGCTGGCCGACCTCGAGCCGGGCGGAGTCACGGTGATCGGCTGGCTGCTCGTCTTCCTCGCGGTCGTCGGTCACCTGACCGCGCTCCAGCGGTTCGCCTACTCCTGGGCGGCGCTTGACTGA